One window of Gloeothece citriformis PCC 7424 genomic DNA carries:
- a CDS encoding TatD family hydrolase gives MKLIDTHVHLNFDVFGGELTSLSTRWREAEVIHLVHSCVEPGEFESILAIANQIPELSFAVGLHPLDAHKWQPQMATEIWDKASSEPRVVAIGEIGLDFYKADNIQQQKEVLWSQLEIAHQLDKPIIIHCRDAAAELRDLLELFWTQQGRLQGVMHCWGGNKEETQWFLELGLYISFSGIVTFKKATTVQESAQIVPANRLLVETDCPFLAPVPKRGKRNEPAFVRYVAECVAELRNTSLETLAEQTTENACKLFKLSLKTEALTSNGKG, from the coding sequence ATGAAATTAATCGATACTCATGTTCATTTAAACTTTGATGTCTTTGGTGGGGAACTAACCTCGTTATCAACCCGATGGCGAGAGGCAGAAGTTATTCATTTAGTTCATTCCTGCGTAGAACCTGGAGAATTTGAGAGCATTTTAGCAATCGCTAATCAAATTCCCGAATTATCCTTTGCCGTTGGACTTCATCCCCTAGATGCCCATAAGTGGCAACCTCAAATGGCCACTGAAATATGGGACAAAGCTAGCTCCGAACCGCGAGTCGTAGCCATAGGGGAAATCGGCTTAGATTTTTATAAAGCGGATAATATCCAACAGCAAAAGGAGGTTCTCTGGTCTCAACTCGAAATCGCTCATCAATTGGATAAACCGATCATTATCCATTGTCGAGATGCAGCCGCCGAGTTAAGAGATTTGTTAGAATTATTCTGGACTCAACAGGGTCGCCTCCAAGGAGTGATGCACTGTTGGGGAGGAAATAAAGAAGAAACACAATGGTTTTTAGAGTTGGGATTATATATTAGTTTTAGTGGAATTGTTACCTTTAAAAAAGCAACAACAGTACAAGAATCGGCGCAAATAGTGCCCGCGAATCGTTTATTAGTAGAAACAGATTGTCCCTTTTTGGCTCCAGTACCTAAGCGAGGAAAACGTAACGAGCCAGCTTTTGTGCGTTATGTAGCCGAATGTGTCGCCGAGTTGCGAAATACATCTCTAGAAACTCTAGCGGAGCAAACAACCGAAAATGCTTGTAAATTATTCAAATTAAGCCTCAAAACAGAGGCTTTAACCAGTAATGGAAAGGGATAA
- the rpoB gene encoding DNA-directed RNA polymerase subunit beta, translated as MSNLTYNLLPDLISIQRSSFRWFLQEGLIEELDSFSPITDYTGKLELHFLGQDYKLKEPKYTVDEAKRRDSTYSVQMYVPTRLINKETGNIKEQEVFIGDLPLMTERGTFIINGAERVIVNQIVRSPGVYYKCEYDKNGRRTYSASLIPNRGAWLKFETDKNGLVWVRIDKTRKLSAQVLLKAIGLSDNEILDALRHPDFYQKTLDKEGNPSEEEALLELYRKLRPGEPPTVSGGQLLLESRFFDNKRYDLGRVGRYKLNKKLRLNVTDTTRVLTSEDILSAIDYLINLEFDIGSTDDIDHLGNRRVRSVGELLQNQVRVGLNRLERIIRERMTVSEADSLTPASLVNPKPLVAAIKEFFGSSQLSQFMDQTNPLAELTHKRRLSALGPGGLTRERAGFAVRDIHPSHHGRICPVETPEGPNAGLIGSLATYARVNQYGFIETPYYRVENGRARRDLEPVYLTADEEDEFRVAPGDVATDEEGHIIGESVPVRYRHEFSTTEPQQVDYIAVSPVQIVSVATSLIPFLEHDDANRALMGSNMQRQAVPLLRPERPLVGTGLEAQTARDSGMVIVSRTHGIVTHVDATTIRVQVKGEERVIEYELQKYQRSNQDTCLNQRPLVYTGEEVVPGQVLADGSATEGGEIALGQNILVAYMPWEGYNYEDAILISERLVYDDVYTSIHVEKYEIEARQTKLGPEEITREIPNVGEDALRNLDERGIIRIGAWVEAGDILVGKVTPKGESDQPPEEKLLRAIFGEKARDVRDNSLRVPNGEKGRVVDVRVFTREQGDELPPGANMVVRVYVAQKRKIQVGDKMAGRHGNKGIISRILPIEDMPYLPDGRPVDIVLNPLGVPSRMNVGQVFECLLGWAGENLGVRFKITPFDEMYGEEASRETVHGLLEQASHRPGKDWVFDTENPGKIMVYDGRTGEPFDRPVTVGQAYMLKLVHLVDDKIHARSTGPYSLVTQQPLGGKAQQGGQRFGEMEVWALEAYGAAYTLQELLTVKSDDMQGRNEALNAIVKGKPIPRPGTPESFKVLMRELQSLGLDIAVHKVETLTDGTSRDVEVDLMADMGRRTPTRPTYESLTTEDLEEEVNG; from the coding sequence ATGAGTAACCTAACTTACAACCTTCTTCCGGATTTAATCTCAATTCAACGCTCTAGTTTTCGTTGGTTTCTCCAAGAAGGATTAATTGAAGAACTCGATAGCTTTTCTCCGATTACAGACTACACCGGAAAATTAGAACTTCACTTTTTAGGACAAGATTATAAACTTAAAGAACCCAAATATACAGTTGATGAAGCTAAACGACGGGATAGCACCTATTCCGTTCAAATGTATGTGCCGACTCGTTTAATTAACAAAGAAACGGGAAATATTAAAGAGCAAGAGGTCTTCATCGGGGATTTACCCTTGATGACAGAACGGGGAACATTTATTATCAATGGAGCAGAGCGAGTCATCGTTAATCAAATTGTCCGCTCACCCGGAGTTTATTATAAGTGTGAATATGATAAAAATGGTCGTCGCACTTATTCAGCCTCTTTGATTCCTAACCGAGGAGCATGGTTAAAATTTGAAACCGATAAAAACGGTTTAGTTTGGGTCAGAATTGATAAAACCCGCAAATTATCCGCCCAAGTTCTCCTCAAAGCGATCGGGTTATCCGATAATGAAATTCTTGATGCTCTACGTCATCCGGATTTCTATCAAAAAACTTTAGATAAAGAAGGCAATCCCTCAGAAGAAGAGGCACTCTTAGAACTATACCGCAAACTACGACCCGGTGAACCCCCAACAGTAAGCGGGGGACAATTATTGTTAGAATCGCGCTTTTTTGATAACAAACGGTATGATTTGGGACGAGTAGGGCGCTATAAGCTCAATAAAAAATTGCGCTTGAATGTGACGGATACCACCAGAGTGTTAACCAGTGAGGATATTTTATCGGCGATCGATTATTTAATCAATTTGGAATTTGACATCGGTAGCACGGATGATATTGACCATTTGGGAAATCGCCGGGTGCGCTCGGTGGGAGAATTGCTACAAAACCAGGTGAGAGTAGGTCTAAATCGCTTAGAAAGAATTATTCGGGAGCGGATGACAGTCAGTGAGGCCGATAGTTTAACGCCGGCTTCGTTGGTGAATCCTAAGCCTCTGGTAGCAGCGATTAAAGAGTTTTTTGGGTCTTCCCAATTATCTCAGTTTATGGATCAGACAAATCCCTTGGCAGAGTTGACCCATAAACGCCGGTTATCGGCTTTAGGGCCAGGCGGGTTGACGCGAGAAAGAGCCGGGTTTGCGGTGCGGGATATTCACCCCTCTCATCATGGACGGATTTGTCCGGTAGAAACCCCTGAAGGGCCCAATGCGGGGTTAATTGGTTCGTTGGCGACTTATGCGCGAGTGAATCAGTATGGATTTATTGAAACCCCTTATTATCGGGTAGAAAATGGCCGAGCGCGTCGAGATTTAGAACCGGTTTATTTGACGGCGGATGAGGAAGATGAATTTCGGGTAGCTCCGGGAGATGTGGCGACGGATGAAGAAGGCCATATTATCGGGGAGTCGGTGCCGGTTCGCTATCGTCACGAATTTTCGACAACAGAACCCCAACAGGTAGATTATATTGCGGTTTCGCCGGTGCAGATTGTCTCAGTAGCCACCTCTTTGATTCCGTTCTTGGAACATGATGATGCTAACCGGGCACTGATGGGGTCGAATATGCAGCGTCAGGCAGTTCCTCTGTTGCGTCCGGAGCGGCCTTTAGTAGGAACGGGACTGGAGGCGCAAACGGCGCGAGATTCGGGGATGGTGATTGTTTCCCGGACTCATGGGATTGTCACTCATGTGGATGCGACGACGATTCGGGTTCAAGTTAAGGGTGAGGAGCGAGTGATTGAGTATGAGTTACAGAAATATCAACGCTCGAACCAAGATACTTGTTTAAATCAGCGGCCTTTGGTCTATACCGGAGAAGAAGTTGTTCCCGGTCAGGTGTTGGCAGATGGGTCAGCCACCGAAGGGGGAGAAATCGCCCTAGGACAGAATATTTTGGTGGCTTATATGCCTTGGGAAGGCTATAACTATGAGGACGCGATTTTGATCAGTGAACGGCTGGTCTATGATGATGTTTATACGAGTATCCACGTAGAAAAGTATGAAATAGAAGCCCGTCAAACCAAGTTAGGGCCAGAGGAGATTACGCGGGAAATTCCTAATGTTGGGGAGGATGCCTTAAGAAATCTCGATGAGCGCGGAATTATCCGTATTGGGGCTTGGGTCGAAGCCGGTGATATTTTGGTGGGTAAAGTGACTCCCAAAGGAGAATCAGATCAACCCCCTGAAGAAAAGCTCCTACGGGCGATTTTCGGAGAAAAAGCCAGAGATGTGAGAGATAATTCCCTGCGTGTGCCCAATGGTGAAAAAGGACGGGTTGTGGATGTGCGGGTGTTTACCCGTGAACAGGGGGATGAATTGCCTCCTGGGGCGAATATGGTCGTTCGTGTCTATGTAGCCCAAAAGCGGAAAATCCAAGTAGGGGATAAAATGGCGGGTCGTCACGGAAATAAGGGGATTATTTCCCGAATTCTGCCGATTGAGGATATGCCTTATTTACCCGATGGCCGTCCAGTTGATATTGTTCTCAATCCCTTGGGTGTGCCTTCCCGGATGAATGTGGGTCAGGTGTTTGAGTGCCTTTTGGGATGGGCTGGAGAAAATTTGGGGGTACGCTTTAAAATTACTCCTTTTGATGAAATGTATGGAGAGGAAGCCTCCCGGGAAACCGTGCATGGACTTTTAGAGCAAGCTTCCCACCGACCGGGTAAAGATTGGGTCTTTGATACCGAAAATCCAGGGAAAATCATGGTTTATGATGGGCGCACCGGTGAACCGTTTGATCGACCGGTGACAGTAGGTCAGGCTTATATGTTGAAGCTGGTTCACTTGGTAGATGATAAGATTCACGCTCGTTCGACCGGCCCCTACTCTTTGGTGACTCAGCAACCCCTCGGCGGTAAGGCTCAACAGGGGGGTCAACGATTCGGAGAGATGGAGGTATGGGCATTAGAAGCTTATGGGGCGGCTTATACCCTTCAGGAGTTATTAACGGTTAAGTCCGATGATATGCAGGGACGTAATGAGGCGTTAAATGCGATCGTTAAAGGTAAGCCGATTCCTCGTCCGGGTACGCCAGAGTCCTTTAAGGTATTGATGCGGGAGTTACAGTCCTTGGGGCTGGATATTGCTGTGCATAAGGTAGAAACTCTAACGGATGGAACTTCTAGAGATGTGGAGGTAGATTTGATGGCGGATATGGGTCGTCGCACTCCAACCCGTCCGACTTATGAATCTCTGACGACGGAAGATCTAGAGGAAGAAGTGAACGGTTAA
- the hisD gene encoding histidinol dehydrogenase — protein sequence MLRIITQQTEAQTELKRIRDRTRDLEFRQAEEVVKEILEGVKRRGNQALVDYAEKFEGQSLNPQQVKVSGSDLDAAYQQISKELLVAIQQACLKIEHFHRQRLPKSWVQFDEDDVVLGRRYQAVERAGLYIPNGHSPLLSLVLLQAIPAKVAKVGQIVMVTPPDSQGKIHPAILVAAQEAGVTEIYRIGGASAIAALAYGTETIPKVDVITGLGNIYVTLAKKMVNDSVKIDALAEASELLIIADHQANAGEIAADLIAQAERTPLAASILLTSDPSIASQVQQQVTQRLQNHPQRILTEKAIAHYGLIVVVHSLDEAVQLSNFFAPQHLELAVSDPWELLEQIRHAGAIFLGTSTPMIIGDFLGGSAVSVGTAGAVRYASALGVEIFMKHSNLIQYSPVALKKMSNTLQVLAEAEGLFAGVESVKLRLENQNSDENNL from the coding sequence ATGCTGCGAATTATTACTCAGCAGACTGAGGCACAGACAGAACTGAAGCGAATCCGCGATCGCACCCGCGATTTAGAGTTTCGCCAAGCTGAAGAGGTCGTCAAGGAAATTTTAGAGGGGGTAAAGCGTCGAGGAAATCAGGCACTGGTAGACTATGCAGAAAAGTTTGAGGGACAAAGTCTCAATCCACAACAGGTTAAAGTGAGTGGTTCGGATCTCGATGCGGCTTATCAGCAAATTTCTAAAGAGTTATTAGTCGCTATTCAACAAGCTTGTTTAAAGATTGAGCATTTTCATCGTCAACGTCTTCCTAAATCTTGGGTTCAGTTTGATGAGGATGATGTGGTGTTGGGGAGACGTTATCAAGCGGTGGAACGAGCCGGATTATATATTCCTAATGGTCACTCACCCCTTTTGAGTTTGGTGTTATTACAAGCGATTCCGGCTAAAGTGGCTAAGGTGGGTCAAATTGTGATGGTCACTCCTCCAGACTCTCAAGGTAAGATTCATCCGGCTATTTTAGTGGCCGCCCAAGAAGCCGGAGTTACGGAGATTTACCGTATTGGAGGAGCTAGTGCGATCGCTGCTTTAGCCTATGGAACAGAAACTATCCCGAAAGTAGATGTTATTACGGGGTTAGGTAATATTTATGTGACTTTGGCCAAAAAAATGGTCAATGATTCGGTGAAAATAGATGCTTTAGCGGAAGCGTCAGAACTTTTAATTATTGCGGATCATCAGGCTAATGCTGGAGAAATAGCGGCGGATTTAATCGCACAAGCGGAAAGAACCCCTTTAGCGGCTTCGATTTTGTTGACTAGCGATCCTTCTATTGCTTCTCAGGTTCAACAACAGGTGACTCAACGATTGCAGAATCATCCGCAACGGATTTTAACGGAAAAGGCGATCGCTCATTATGGGTTAATTGTGGTGGTTCATTCTTTAGATGAGGCGGTGCAGTTGTCTAATTTTTTTGCTCCTCAACATTTAGAATTAGCGGTATCTGATCCTTGGGAACTTTTAGAACAAATCCGTCATGCCGGGGCGATTTTTTTGGGGACTTCTACACCGATGATCATCGGAGATTTTCTAGGCGGTTCGGCGGTATCTGTAGGGACGGCGGGGGCTGTTCGTTATGCTTCTGCTTTGGGGGTAGAAATTTTTATGAAGCATTCCAATCTGATTCAATATTCCCCGGTTGCTTTAAAGAAAATGTCTAATACTCTTCAAGTTCTGGCTGAGGCTGAAGGTTTATTTGCTGGAGTTGAGTCAGTAAAATTACGGTTAGAAAATCAAAATTCTGATGAGAATAACTTGTAA
- a CDS encoding DNA-directed RNA polymerase subunit beta' codes for MFYNYIVDKGRLKKLIARVFREQGSARCAQVADELKNLGFRFATKAGVSISVDDLTVPPAKRKMLEEAEQEIRITEQRYARGEITEVERFQKVIDTWNSTSEQLKDEVVRNFRSTDPLNSVYMMAFSGARGNMSQVRQLVGMRGLMADPQGQIIDLPIKTNFREGLTVTEYVISSYGARKGLVDTALRTADSGYLTRRLVDVAQDVIVREHDCGTSRGIVVSAMKDGDRVLIPLADRLMGRTLAEDIVVDGETIAHRNDELDEATAIKIGNLVERVKVRSPLTCEAVRSVCQKCYGWSLAHSYLVDMGEAVGIIAAQSIGEPGTQLTMRTFHTGGVFTGEVARRVVATKAGTVRWKGISTRGVRTRHGDEREQVEVPGDLELVISGQSQPLVYSLTPGSLLFVADGETVEQGQLLAEVQSAKVQRSTEKATKDVSTDLAGEVLFANVVPDEKTDRQGNTTRIAQRGGLLWVLSGDVYNLPPGAEPVVSNGDKVEVGTVLAETKLVSANGGVVRFDPSSREIDIVTASVLLDQATVKMESSAGRDQYVIYTADGQRFLLLATPGTKVQNHAVVAELIDDRYTTKTGGVIKYAGVEVAKGNRKIGYEVVQGGTILWIPEETHEVNKDISLLQVEDGQYVEAGEEVVKDIYCQSSGVVEVIQKNDILREIVIKPGILHLDLDPEEVKLENGQLLPAGTEVVPGIVTEDLRSCEWIESTEGLGLLLRPVEEFTVYDEPAAPSQGSINQEGGRSIELRSVQRLYFKDGERVKSVDGCQLLSTQLVLEIGTSESEGSTHLAADIELKADEEEDTRRLQLVILETLVLRRETEIDPLGGSIQTRVLVTDGDEIQPGAVVARTEIQCKEAGQIRGIKSGVEAIRRILIVRNSDMQTIHVSSQPSVKNLDLVVAGTEIAPGYELEESGQVIGIEEKDSEYEVKLRVARPYRVSAGAILHIDDGDLVQRGDNLVLLVFERAKTGDIIQGLPRIEELLEARKPKEACVLSRKPGTCQVEYWEDESVDVKVIEDDGTITEYPILPGASVIVSDGQRVEAGQPLTDGPANPHEILEIFFNMYVDIKGVYEAALIGLEKAQLFLVRQVQSVYQSQGIDISDKHIEVIVRQMTSKVRVDDGGDTTMLPGELVELRQIEQVNEAMAITGGAPARYTPVLLGITKASLNTDSFISAASFQETTRVLTEAAIEGKSDWLRGLKENVIIGRLIPAGTGFIHSDMTAIAPVDTVEDYSSQRMPTYEPGSNRLLVKDISDDTDMILDDHIARAYTGSPDLDDDDDFDGDLFATEDGYDEEDFDDMDDED; via the coding sequence ATGTTTTATAACTATATTGTTGATAAAGGTCGTTTAAAAAAACTTATCGCTCGGGTATTTAGAGAGCAGGGGTCTGCTCGTTGTGCCCAGGTAGCGGATGAGTTGAAAAATTTGGGCTTTCGGTTTGCGACTAAGGCAGGGGTTTCTATTAGTGTCGATGATTTAACTGTTCCCCCGGCCAAACGGAAAATGCTCGAAGAAGCCGAGCAGGAAATCCGGATTACTGAGCAACGCTATGCTAGAGGGGAAATTACTGAGGTCGAACGTTTCCAAAAAGTAATTGATACTTGGAATAGTACCTCTGAGCAACTCAAAGATGAGGTGGTGAGAAATTTCCGCAGCACTGATCCCCTTAATTCTGTCTATATGATGGCGTTTTCCGGGGCACGGGGAAATATGAGCCAAGTGCGCCAGTTAGTAGGGATGCGGGGGTTGATGGCCGATCCTCAAGGGCAAATTATTGACTTGCCAATTAAGACGAATTTCCGAGAAGGGTTGACAGTGACGGAGTATGTCATTTCTTCTTATGGGGCGCGTAAGGGGTTGGTAGATACGGCTCTGAGAACGGCGGATTCTGGATATTTGACTCGTCGTTTAGTAGACGTGGCTCAGGATGTAATTGTTCGGGAGCATGATTGTGGGACGAGCCGAGGCATTGTAGTATCGGCGATGAAGGATGGCGATCGGGTGTTAATTCCTCTGGCCGATCGCTTGATGGGTCGTACCTTGGCAGAAGATATTGTCGTGGATGGCGAAACAATTGCCCATCGCAATGATGAATTGGATGAGGCAACGGCGATTAAAATAGGGAATCTGGTAGAACGGGTTAAGGTACGCTCTCCTTTAACTTGTGAGGCGGTTCGCTCGGTCTGTCAAAAGTGCTATGGTTGGAGTCTGGCTCATAGCTATTTGGTAGATATGGGAGAAGCGGTTGGGATTATTGCGGCTCAGTCCATTGGTGAACCCGGTACCCAGTTGACGATGCGGACGTTCCACACGGGTGGGGTGTTTACGGGAGAGGTTGCCCGTCGGGTTGTCGCTACTAAGGCGGGGACGGTTCGATGGAAAGGCATTAGCACTAGAGGAGTGAGAACCCGACATGGAGACGAACGGGAGCAGGTAGAAGTTCCTGGGGATTTGGAATTAGTTATTTCTGGCCAGTCTCAGCCGTTGGTATATTCTCTAACTCCTGGGTCTTTGCTGTTTGTAGCAGATGGGGAAACCGTCGAGCAAGGACAGTTGTTGGCTGAGGTTCAGTCGGCTAAGGTGCAGCGTTCGACGGAGAAAGCGACTAAAGATGTGTCTACGGATTTGGCCGGGGAAGTCCTGTTTGCTAATGTGGTTCCGGATGAAAAGACCGATCGTCAAGGGAATACGACCCGCATTGCTCAGAGAGGGGGTTTGTTGTGGGTGCTGTCTGGGGATGTGTATAATTTGCCTCCTGGGGCAGAGCCGGTGGTCTCCAATGGGGATAAGGTAGAGGTCGGGACTGTGTTGGCGGAGACGAAGTTGGTTTCTGCTAATGGAGGTGTAGTCCGCTTTGATCCGAGTAGTCGAGAAATTGATATTGTGACGGCTTCGGTGTTATTGGATCAGGCTACGGTGAAGATGGAAAGTAGCGCCGGGCGAGATCAGTATGTGATTTATACGGCTGATGGTCAGCGCTTTTTGCTGTTGGCGACTCCGGGAACTAAGGTACAAAATCACGCAGTTGTGGCTGAGTTGATTGACGATCGCTATACGACTAAAACCGGCGGGGTGATTAAGTATGCCGGGGTGGAAGTCGCTAAAGGCAATCGCAAGATCGGTTATGAGGTCGTTCAAGGTGGAACGATTTTGTGGATACCCGAAGAAACCCACGAAGTCAATAAGGATATTTCTTTATTACAGGTGGAAGATGGGCAGTATGTTGAAGCCGGTGAAGAAGTGGTTAAGGATATTTACTGTCAATCTTCTGGGGTCGTAGAAGTCATTCAAAAAAATGATATTCTGCGGGAAATCGTGATTAAGCCGGGCATACTTCATTTGGATTTGGATCCGGAAGAAGTGAAGCTAGAAAATGGCCAGTTGTTGCCGGCGGGGACAGAAGTTGTGCCGGGGATTGTGACTGAAGATTTACGCAGTTGCGAATGGATAGAAAGTACCGAAGGATTAGGGTTGCTGCTGCGGCCAGTGGAGGAATTCACGGTTTATGATGAGCCGGCTGCTCCCTCTCAGGGGTCGATTAACCAAGAAGGAGGGCGCTCGATTGAGTTGCGCTCGGTGCAGCGACTCTATTTTAAGGATGGAGAGCGGGTTAAGTCCGTCGATGGCTGTCAGTTACTTAGCACTCAGTTGGTGTTAGAAATTGGCACGTCTGAGTCGGAGGGAAGCACTCATCTGGCAGCAGATATAGAGTTAAAAGCTGATGAGGAGGAGGATACTCGTCGCTTACAGTTGGTAATCCTCGAAACTCTGGTGCTACGCCGGGAAACCGAGATTGATCCCCTAGGAGGGAGTATTCAGACGCGAGTTTTGGTCACAGACGGGGATGAAATTCAACCGGGGGCAGTGGTGGCTCGAACCGAGATTCAGTGTAAGGAAGCGGGACAGATTCGGGGGATTAAGAGTGGTGTAGAAGCGATTCGCCGCATTTTAATTGTTCGGAATTCGGATATGCAAACGATTCATGTTTCTTCTCAACCTAGTGTCAAGAATTTGGATCTGGTGGTGGCCGGCACGGAAATAGCCCCTGGATATGAGTTGGAAGAGTCTGGCCAAGTGATTGGCATTGAGGAGAAAGACTCAGAGTATGAGGTGAAATTGCGGGTCGCTCGTCCTTATCGGGTATCAGCCGGCGCTATTTTACATATTGATGATGGGGATTTAGTGCAACGGGGGGATAACCTGGTGTTGCTCGTATTTGAACGGGCGAAAACTGGGGATATTATTCAAGGTCTTCCGAGAATTGAGGAACTTTTGGAAGCCCGGAAGCCGAAAGAGGCTTGTGTGCTGTCCCGGAAGCCCGGCACCTGTCAGGTGGAGTATTGGGAAGATGAGAGTGTTGATGTTAAGGTAATTGAGGATGATGGGACAATTACTGAGTATCCGATTTTACCAGGGGCTTCGGTGATTGTCAGTGATGGGCAACGGGTAGAAGCAGGACAACCTTTAACCGATGGGCCGGCTAATCCCCATGAGATCCTAGAAATCTTCTTTAATATGTATGTCGATATTAAAGGAGTGTATGAGGCGGCTTTAATTGGGTTAGAAAAAGCTCAATTGTTCTTAGTGCGTCAGGTGCAGTCGGTGTATCAGTCTCAGGGGATTGATATTTCTGATAAGCATATTGAGGTAATTGTACGTCAGATGACTTCTAAGGTTCGGGTTGATGATGGAGGCGATACCACCATGTTACCTGGGGAGTTGGTCGAATTGCGCCAAATTGAACAGGTAAATGAAGCGATGGCCATTACGGGTGGTGCGCCGGCTCGTTATACGCCGGTCTTGTTGGGAATTACGAAAGCGTCACTCAATACGGATAGCTTTATTAGTGCGGCTTCTTTCCAAGAAACAACACGGGTATTAACTGAAGCGGCTATTGAAGGTAAATCTGACTGGTTGCGGGGTCTCAAGGAAAATGTGATCATCGGACGGTTAATTCCGGCTGGAACTGGGTTTATCCATAGTGACATGACTGCGATCGCCCCAGTGGATACAGTTGAGGATTACAGTAGTCAGAGGATGCCGACTTATGAGCCGGGTTCTAATCGCTTGTTAGTTAAAGATATCAGTGATGATACGGATATGATCCTCGATGATCATATTGCCAGAGCCTATACAGGTAGCCCAGATCTTGATGATGATGATGATTTTGATGGCGATCTGTTTGCCACTGAAGATGGTTATGATGAGGAGGATTTTGATGACATGGATGATGAGGATTAA
- the rpsT gene encoding 30S ribosomal protein S20 has translation MANIKSAIKRIQIAERNRLRNKSYKSAVKTLMKKYYAAVEDYKANPSEEAKKAVDQAMSAAYSKIDKAVKCRILHRNNGARKKSQLANALKQVTTAS, from the coding sequence GTGGCTAATATAAAGTCTGCAATTAAACGTATTCAAATCGCTGAACGCAACCGACTGCGTAACAAATCCTACAAATCAGCCGTAAAAACCCTGATGAAAAAATACTATGCTGCTGTAGAGGACTATAAGGCTAACCCAAGCGAAGAAGCCAAGAAAGCCGTAGACCAAGCTATGTCAGCCGCCTATAGTAAAATAGATAAGGCAGTTAAATGTCGAATATTGCACCGAAATAATGGAGCTAGAAAAAAATCTCAATTGGCTAATGCCCTCAAACAGGTGACAACAGCCTCTTAA
- a CDS encoding acetoacetate decarboxylase family protein, protein MSYPSAPWTLQGYAFQTLHLLDSDKSRGFIPPELEIVSVLPGKTLGGVYFSAYQSGSILEYNELIVVPALVNYQGKIGVWISHIYVDNEESVAGGREIWGLPKQMAEFIWDKNEVNIYQNNRKLCNFRYQQGFFNLSTGWRQPLMATSFGGLNTNLLFFTSTAKSHIGLVEGQLEIPDNSPFSQLQLSQHIVSLKLSELTLTVNPPRVVGKKSVLTSIT, encoded by the coding sequence ATGTCTTACCCTTCTGCACCTTGGACATTACAAGGATACGCTTTCCAAACCCTTCATTTACTCGATAGTGACAAAAGTCGTGGTTTTATTCCTCCTGAATTAGAAATAGTGTCAGTTCTCCCCGGAAAAACCCTTGGAGGTGTCTATTTTTCGGCTTATCAATCAGGGTCTATTTTAGAATATAATGAATTAATCGTTGTGCCGGCTTTGGTTAATTATCAAGGAAAAATTGGTGTTTGGATCTCTCATATTTATGTTGACAATGAAGAGTCAGTAGCCGGAGGACGAGAAATTTGGGGTTTACCTAAACAAATGGCGGAATTTATTTGGGATAAAAATGAAGTTAATATCTATCAAAATAATCGTAAACTTTGCAATTTCCGTTACCAGCAAGGATTTTTTAATTTATCGACTGGATGGAGACAGCCATTAATGGCAACTTCTTTTGGAGGATTGAATACTAATTTACTCTTTTTTACCAGTACAGCTAAGTCTCATATTGGTTTAGTGGAAGGTCAGTTAGAAATTCCTGATAATAGTCCATTTTCTCAGTTACAATTGAGTCAACATATAGTAAGTTTAAAATTATCAGAGTTAACATTAACAGTGAATCCGCCAAGGGTTGTTGGAAAAAAATCTGTTTTGACTTCTATTACTTAA
- a CDS encoding DUF1295 domain-containing protein — protein sequence MKSKHSINLHKGLTFVFILALMAIYQNYSIGAWVYLSLHGTYGLLWLLKDQLYPDKKWEQEIPIGLGIITFFILSLYWVAPFILISSGSEPAPPLIAAAISLNLMGVFLHYVSDAQKYYTLKYKPGLITEGFFARSRNPNYLGEIFIYTSFAMLAQHWLPFLILGLLIAVVFIPNMIKKDKSLSRYSEFENYLGISGLLFPKLWSTNSKNLIESSKQ from the coding sequence ATGAAGAGTAAACACTCAATTAATTTGCACAAAGGACTAACTTTTGTATTTATCTTAGCTTTAATGGCTATTTATCAAAACTACTCTATTGGGGCTTGGGTTTATCTTTCCTTACATGGTACTTACGGGTTATTGTGGCTATTAAAAGATCAATTATACCCCGATAAAAAATGGGAGCAAGAAATTCCAATTGGATTAGGGATAATTACCTTTTTTATCTTGAGTTTGTATTGGGTTGCACCATTTATATTAATTAGTAGTGGTTCTGAGCCTGCACCTCCCTTAATTGCTGCTGCTATTTCCTTAAATTTAATGGGGGTTTTTCTCCACTATGTCAGCGATGCTCAAAAATATTATACCCTCAAGTACAAACCTGGATTAATTACTGAAGGATTTTTTGCTCGTTCTCGAAACCCAAATTACTTAGGGGAAATTTTCATTTATACTAGCTTTGCTATGTTGGCTCAACATTGGCTTCCTTTTCTCATCCTTGGCTTGTTGATTGCTGTTGTCTTTATTCCTAATATGATTAAAAAAGATAAATCTCTTTCTCGTTATTCTGAATTTGAAAACTATCTCGGTATTTCTGGGTTACTTTTTCCTAAATTATGGTCAACAAACTCTAAAAATTTAATCGAGAGCAGTAAACAGTAA